A genomic region of Phragmites australis chromosome 2, lpPhrAust1.1, whole genome shotgun sequence contains the following coding sequences:
- the LOC133908253 gene encoding uncharacterized protein LOC133908253 yields the protein MNAQIKIANDTSFIQKYISIIAFISDISWHKRRLTTNLCTHSPKSTVPISPHADRTDSSATPSGSISSICILRNTSTASSGRLICAYAPITVVHDTTLLSGITSNSSRAQTRSPSFTYLAIVTFHATTPLSTMSANTLRAAATRLAIITFHATTSLSTMSANTLAVHLDEAGGDEGVGGCEACTEEQGVELRAEAPAEVGEARDGPEGDVGVEAAGSATAWVGGRGARRREARRSEERRRGWRWPQRWRRKAWACWR from the coding sequence ATGAATGCACAAATTAAAATAGCAAATGATACATCATTCATACAAAAGTACATATCAATAATTGCATTCATCAGTGATATCTCTTGGCATAAACGCCGCCTCACCACGAACCTGTGCACCCACTCCCCTAAATCCACAGTGCCCATATCCCCGCACGCGGACAGAACCGACAGCAGCGCCACCCCATCAGGCTCGATCTCCTCCATCTGCATCCTCCGGAACACGTCGACCGCCTCCTCTGGCCGCCTCATCTGCGCGTATGCCCCGATCACCGTCGTCCACGACACCACACTCCTCTCCGGCATAACATCAAACAGCTCGCGTGCGCAGACCAGGTCCCCGTCTTTCACGTACCTGGCCATCGTAACGTTCCATGCCACGACGCCTTTGTCGACCATGTCGGCGAACACGCTGCGCGCAGCGGCGACGCGGCTGGCCATCATAACGTTCCATGCCACAACGTCTCTGTCGACCATGTCGGCGAACACGCTCGCAGTACACCTGGACGAGGCTGGTGGAGACGAGGGCGTCGGAGGCTGCGAGGCCTGCACGGAGGAGCAGGGAGTGGAGCTGCGGGCCGAGGCTCCCGCGGAGGTGGGGGAGGCGCGCGACGGCCCTGAGGGTGACGTAGGGGTGGAGGCGGCGGGGAGCGCGACGGCGTGGGTAGGCGGGCGGGGCGCGAGGCggagggaggcgaggaggagcgaGGAGAGGAGGCGCGGGTGGCGGTGGCCGcagcggtggaggaggaaggcgTGGGCCTGCTGGAGGTGA